One Jeotgalicoccus saudimassiliensis DNA window includes the following coding sequences:
- the ccsB gene encoding c-type cytochrome biogenesis protein CcsB gives MDATFLSLSNTLIYIAFIMLLVALVPLAVSVKEKSESHKFEKIAIWMISIAFVMELAYFILRWMATGHAPVSNMYEFIAMFSIMLIGGYLITYHYFKSKVFGLFAIPISLLLLAYGSLFSTDVQPLIPALQSNWLAIHVITVTLSYGILSMSAVAGLIYLIKAIPAEENSWRARSLELIMFGILTVIMYMVTTVFMQNIIGYNDEFYYTDQQGQQVIAEYHLPSLVNYNEAIPVSHVGDNEYEPADHFHLGIDLPPVIKAHTLNTVIWSIIVGLITYGIVRLIIRKRLFTLVKPLTKKADLALMDEIGYRSVIIGFPLFALGGIFFAAIWAQIAWSRFWGWDPKETWAFITFMFYTIFLHLRLNRGYEGEKSAWLAVGGFILILFNLIAINLIVAGLHSYA, from the coding sequence ATGGATGCAACATTTTTATCACTGAGCAACACACTGATATATATCGCATTTATTATGCTCTTAGTGGCACTCGTGCCGCTGGCGGTAAGTGTTAAGGAAAAATCTGAGTCACACAAGTTCGAAAAAATTGCAATCTGGATGATCAGCATCGCATTCGTGATGGAACTCGCATACTTCATCCTCCGCTGGATGGCAACAGGACATGCACCGGTTTCAAACATGTATGAATTTATCGCGATGTTCTCGATCATGCTGATTGGCGGATATTTAATTACGTATCACTATTTCAAATCGAAAGTCTTCGGACTGTTCGCCATTCCAATTTCGCTGCTGCTGCTGGCATACGGCAGTTTGTTCTCTACAGACGTTCAGCCGCTGATTCCGGCACTGCAGAGTAACTGGCTGGCTATTCACGTTATTACAGTGACATTGTCTTATGGTATACTGTCAATGAGTGCAGTAGCAGGACTTATCTACCTGATAAAAGCAATTCCTGCAGAAGAAAATTCATGGCGCGCACGCTCGCTGGAACTGATCATGTTCGGAATTCTTACAGTCATTATGTACATGGTTACAACAGTATTTATGCAGAACATTATCGGTTACAACGATGAGTTCTACTATACTGACCAGCAGGGCCAGCAGGTAATTGCAGAGTATCACCTGCCGAGTCTCGTGAACTACAACGAAGCAATTCCGGTCAGTCATGTCGGAGACAATGAATATGAGCCGGCAGACCACTTCCACCTTGGAATCGACCTGCCGCCGGTAATTAAGGCACACACTTTAAATACAGTAATATGGTCAATTATTGTCGGTTTAATTACGTACGGGATCGTTCGTCTGATTATTAGAAAACGACTGTTCACGCTTGTTAAGCCGTTAACTAAAAAGGCCGATCTTGCATTGATGGATGAAATTGGCTACCGTTCAGTTATTATCGGTTTCCCGCTGTTTGCACTCGGAGGCATTTTCTTCGCTGCAATATGGGCTCAGATTGCATGGAGCAGATTCTGGGGCTGGGATCCGAAAGAAACGTGGGCATTCATCACATTTATGTTCTATACAATTTTCCTTCACCTCCGCTTAAACCGCGGTTATGAAGGTGAGAAGTCTGCATGGTTAGCCGTAGGCGGGTTCATTCTTATTCTGTTCAACCTGATTGCGATTAACTTAATTGTAGCCGGCCTGCATTCGTACGCATAA
- a CDS encoding response regulator transcription factor codes for MAEKILLVDDEERIRKLLNLYLTREGYEITEAGDGKEALELALQEDFHCILLDLMMPEMDGIEVAKELRKEKSTPVIMLTAKGEEADRVEGLEVGADDYIVKPFSPREVVLRVKAILRRSSETAFIEKDSSVKDMIVYEHLVIDNDAHRVLADDKKVNLTPKEYELLLFLAKSPDKVFNREELLKEVWNYDFYGDLRTVDTHVKRLREKLNKVSPEASQMIHTVWGIGYKFEVNEK; via the coding sequence ATGGCAGAAAAAATACTTTTAGTCGATGATGAAGAACGTATTCGTAAATTGCTCAACCTGTACCTGACGAGAGAAGGGTACGAAATTACTGAAGCCGGAGACGGTAAAGAAGCACTGGAACTGGCACTACAGGAAGATTTCCATTGTATTCTGCTCGATCTGATGATGCCTGAAATGGACGGGATTGAAGTTGCGAAAGAACTGCGCAAGGAAAAATCAACACCCGTCATTATGCTGACAGCTAAAGGCGAAGAGGCGGACCGCGTTGAAGGGCTTGAAGTCGGTGCCGACGATTATATCGTCAAGCCGTTTTCACCCCGTGAAGTCGTCTTAAGAGTAAAAGCAATATTACGCCGTTCTTCCGAAACGGCATTTATCGAAAAAGATTCATCAGTGAAAGATATGATTGTTTATGAACACCTTGTGATCGACAACGACGCACACCGCGTGCTTGCCGATGACAAAAAAGTTAATTTAACACCGAAAGAATACGAACTGTTATTATTCCTAGCGAAGAGTCCTGATAAAGTATTTAACCGCGAAGAACTGCTGAAGGAAGTTTGGAACTATGACTTCTACGGCGACTTAAGAACAGTCGATACGCACGTCAAACGCCTCCGCGAGAAACTGAACAAAGTATCTCCGGAAGCGAGCCAGATGATTCACACAGTCTGGGGTATCGGCTATAAATTTGAGGTTAATGAAAAATGA
- a CDS encoding sensor histidine kinase has protein sequence MIVTTVLIILSIILSFYFRNYALSSTEDNLEEELTRIENVVLSNHTLDLNDSYLASEENLIIYSDGQFIAGSSQVAEEIYNEMTKSNLSSSTFIVHDINDREFMVKVSDLSEYFESDTAIIKYSDLDALNQSFLTVLIILIITAAILFLITTFFAFFLISRITKPLIALKNSSFSTAAGNYNQLKVTSRDEIGELTLAFNKMNDNIKNTITELTHEKNLRETVFSSLSNGILYFDTEARPVYSNEPGRTYYDMFRQNGEAFEYFKRLIIDVSAADENHLERLDIDDLHLQLAMSPVKSAEEQNGVTVLIRDITDEYNTEKMRTDFISSVSHELKTPMVMLSGYSEALLDDIVTDPEEIKDMVSIIKDESDRMNKLVSELLIIARMDSDDVLYDIKPQNFNTLLGELYQRFDYKLKENGIGINVTGSEEPVEFPFDYDKLNQVFTNLIDNAIRYTKAGDTITINIAEDDTGCVEIKVSDTGTGIKRENLKHIFERFYKADEARTRGKHGTGLGLYIVSNIITKHGGTITADSIFGEGTTFTIKLPKE, from the coding sequence ATGATAGTGACTACAGTTTTAATTATATTATCGATCATTTTGAGTTTTTACTTCAGAAACTATGCGCTCAGCAGCACGGAGGACAACCTGGAAGAAGAGCTGACGCGGATAGAAAACGTGGTACTCAGCAACCACACTCTGGACTTAAACGACTCATATCTTGCATCCGAAGAAAATCTGATCATATACTCGGACGGGCAGTTTATCGCGGGAAGCAGCCAGGTCGCCGAGGAAATCTACAATGAGATGACGAAGTCAAATCTGTCGAGCAGCACGTTTATCGTACACGATATTAACGACCGTGAATTTATGGTTAAGGTATCCGATTTAAGCGAGTACTTTGAATCCGACACGGCCATTATTAAATACAGCGATCTCGATGCGCTGAACCAGTCCTTTTTAACAGTCCTGATTATTTTAATTATTACAGCGGCGATACTGTTTTTAATTACGACATTTTTCGCGTTCTTTCTTATATCGAGAATTACAAAACCGCTTATCGCGCTGAAGAACTCGTCGTTCTCTACAGCAGCAGGAAATTACAACCAGCTGAAAGTCACATCGCGCGATGAAATCGGCGAACTGACACTGGCATTTAACAAGATGAACGACAACATTAAAAATACAATTACCGAGCTGACACACGAAAAAAACCTCCGGGAGACTGTGTTCTCATCTCTGTCAAACGGTATTCTGTACTTTGATACCGAAGCACGTCCTGTCTATTCGAACGAACCGGGCCGGACTTATTACGACATGTTCCGGCAAAACGGCGAAGCCTTCGAATACTTTAAGCGTTTAATTATCGACGTGTCGGCAGCCGATGAAAACCATCTCGAACGTCTGGATATTGACGACCTTCATCTGCAGCTTGCGATGTCCCCGGTAAAATCAGCGGAAGAACAAAACGGGGTAACCGTCCTGATCCGCGATATTACCGACGAATACAATACAGAGAAAATGCGCACCGACTTTATTTCCAGCGTATCCCACGAACTGAAAACGCCGATGGTGATGCTGAGCGGATATTCGGAAGCGCTGCTCGATGACATCGTGACCGACCCGGAAGAGATTAAGGATATGGTGTCGATTATTAAAGACGAATCCGACCGCATGAACAAACTCGTCTCGGAACTCCTGATTATTGCACGCATGGATTCCGACGATGTGCTGTACGATATTAAACCGCAGAACTTTAACACGCTGCTCGGTGAACTTTATCAGCGTTTCGATTACAAGCTGAAAGAAAACGGCATCGGTATTAACGTAACCGGCAGTGAAGAACCGGTCGAATTCCCGTTCGACTACGATAAACTGAACCAGGTCTTCACAAACTTAATCGACAATGCAATACGCTATACAAAAGCAGGCGATACGATTACAATAAATATTGCAGAAGATGACACAGGCTGTGTGGAAATCAAAGTCAGCGACACCGGCACAGGTATAAAACGGGAAAATCTCAAACATATATTTGAGCGGTTTTACAAAGCCGATGAAGCACGGACGAGAGGTAAACACGGCACCGGGCTCGGACTGTATATCGTAAGCAACATTATCACGAAGCACGGCGGGACGATAACAGCAGACAGCATCTTCGGTGAAGGTACAACATTTACAATTAAACTGCCTAAAGAATAG
- a CDS encoding ECF transporter S component — MSHLDRQRLRKIIYISILSALAFILMLIQFPLPFLPPFLMLDLSDIPAFIGFILFGGIGGSLIIIMKIVLYSILMASEPIGPIANMLAAFSFLLPVYFFYYRRKTAKSLIMGFIAGTIVLTVALAVLNYFVLLPAYGIIVDQTDVINNLRTIITAGIIPFNIVKGIILSLVCYVIYKKAIPVLMNRQ, encoded by the coding sequence ATGAGCCATTTGGACAGACAGCGCTTGAGAAAAATTATTTACATCAGTATATTGAGTGCACTGGCATTCATTCTGATGCTGATACAATTTCCGCTGCCGTTCCTGCCGCCATTTTTAATGCTTGATCTGTCGGACATCCCGGCCTTCATCGGTTTCATACTCTTTGGAGGCATCGGCGGCTCGCTGATCATCATTATGAAAATTGTGCTATACAGCATACTTATGGCAAGCGAACCCATCGGTCCCATCGCCAACATGCTCGCAGCATTTTCATTCCTGCTGCCGGTATACTTTTTCTACTACAGACGAAAAACAGCGAAAAGCCTAATTATGGGATTCATTGCGGGAACTATTGTGCTGACAGTCGCACTCGCAGTACTCAACTACTTTGTGCTGCTGCCGGCATACGGTATAATCGTCGACCAGACGGACGTCATCAACAACCTCCGTACGATAATTACAGCGGGAATTATTCCGTTCAATATCGTTAAGGGAATCATTTTAAGTCTGGTATGCTATGTCATTTATAAAAAAGCAATTCCTGTTCTGATGAACAGACAATAA
- a CDS encoding ferredoxin, whose amino-acid sequence MSAKQYTIVDQDTCIACGACGAAAPDIYDYDDDGIAYVILDDNKGVTAVPEDLLEDMEDAFDGCPTDSIKVEEAPFDGDPLKYE is encoded by the coding sequence ATGAGCGCAAAACAGTACACAATAGTAGACCAAGATACTTGTATCGCATGCGGAGCGTGTGGTGCAGCAGCTCCAGATATATATGATTACGATGACGACGGCATTGCTTACGTCATTTTAGATGATAATAAGGGTGTAACTGCAGTGCCGGAAGATCTTCTGGAAGACATGGAAGATGCATTTGACGGCTGTCCGACAGACTCAATCAAAGTTGAGGAAGCACCATTCGACGGCGATCCGTTAAAATACGAATAA
- a CDS encoding LysM peptidoglycan-binding domain-containing protein: MKDDFYKDIKHKRAQDEKSSKTSAGNKKSDNEPKETLSRSARHKSKDAGDSKQPDKKVPPKKQQQKENNFTDKLKGYFTAENAAKGKALFAGTLASYQQRIKNELKISKEKLGSITAAKGTVKRPQKNSGDKDKKKRMLPWVFGVLILLPITILLAFLIFSNFWPSLNDEIQTANEGTTEETADSGNGDSGAEDGTDNAEGFNEELEAQKAEHERRLAENRNEDLSTKNIDTNYSQEELLELEEAALAAIRSKEDGSDDADEKKSDSTEPESESDTAADAEEDSDSDQASQQSESESQESKSQSQQQTETEAADSSTETDANTNSAETQNANASHVVTPEDNLYRIAIRYYGDGSAENVQRIMEANGVTPDSLSIGQELIIP; encoded by the coding sequence ATGAAAGATGATTTTTACAAAGATATTAAGCATAAGCGTGCACAGGATGAGAAATCTAGTAAAACAAGTGCAGGTAACAAAAAGTCAGATAATGAGCCTAAAGAAACTTTGAGCCGCAGTGCACGACATAAATCCAAAGATGCCGGCGACAGTAAACAGCCGGATAAAAAAGTGCCGCCGAAAAAACAGCAGCAGAAAGAGAATAACTTTACCGATAAGCTGAAAGGCTATTTCACCGCTGAAAACGCAGCAAAAGGGAAGGCACTGTTTGCCGGAACTCTCGCTTCATATCAGCAACGCATAAAAAATGAACTTAAGATTTCAAAAGAGAAACTCGGCAGCATCACTGCCGCGAAGGGGACTGTTAAAAGGCCTCAAAAAAACAGCGGTGACAAAGATAAAAAGAAGCGTATGCTTCCGTGGGTTTTTGGCGTCCTGATTTTACTGCCGATTACAATCTTACTGGCATTTTTAATCTTTTCGAACTTCTGGCCGTCGCTGAATGATGAAATTCAGACGGCGAACGAAGGCACAACAGAAGAAACAGCTGATAGCGGAAATGGAGATAGCGGTGCTGAAGACGGGACGGACAATGCTGAAGGTTTCAACGAAGAACTTGAAGCTCAAAAAGCCGAGCACGAACGCCGCCTTGCAGAAAACCGCAATGAAGATCTGAGTACGAAGAACATCGATACAAATTATTCACAGGAAGAACTTCTCGAACTCGAAGAAGCTGCACTTGCTGCGATCCGCAGCAAGGAAGATGGTTCAGATGACGCTGACGAAAAGAAATCTGACAGCACTGAACCTGAATCAGAATCAGACACAGCAGCGGATGCAGAAGAAGACTCCGATTCCGATCAGGCATCACAGCAGTCGGAATCAGAATCTCAGGAATCGAAATCCCAGTCACAGCAGCAGACAGAAACTGAAGCTGCAGACAGCAGTACAGAAACGGATGCCAATACCAATTCTGCAGAAACACAAAACGCAAATGCTTCACATGTCGTTACACCGGAAGATAACCTCTACCGTATAGCAATCCGGTACTACGGTGACGGCAGCGCTGAAAACGTTCAGCGCATCATGGAAGCAAACGGTGTCACACCGGACAGCCTGTCAATCGGGCAGGAACTTATAATACCGTAA
- the cmk gene encoding (d)CMP kinase, giving the protein MSHISIAIDGPAAAGKSTIAKRVAKKLEYLYIDTGAMYRAVTLYVLEHGDDIIKDIGSHIHITFGINDEVYLNDKDVSAEIRSPEVTNNVSRVAAIGEVRTYLVDMQREISKTASVVMDGRDIGTTVLPDAEVKIFMQASPKVRAERRLLEETARGNDIDLETLTAEIIRRDEIDSTREISPLVQADDAVLLDTSHLSIEEAEAEIIQLVEDKLEVQ; this is encoded by the coding sequence ATGTCACATATCAGCATCGCAATTGACGGGCCGGCTGCTGCCGGCAAAAGTACAATTGCCAAACGCGTCGCAAAAAAATTAGAGTACTTATACATCGATACCGGAGCAATGTACCGTGCAGTCACCCTGTACGTACTTGAGCACGGCGATGACATCATTAAGGATATCGGCAGTCATATCCACATTACATTCGGCATCAACGACGAAGTATACTTAAACGATAAAGATGTCTCAGCGGAAATCCGCTCGCCGGAAGTGACGAACAACGTAAGCCGTGTTGCAGCAATCGGCGAGGTCAGAACGTATCTCGTCGACATGCAGCGCGAAATAAGCAAAACCGCAAGCGTCGTCATGGACGGCAGGGATATCGGCACGACCGTGCTGCCGGATGCCGAAGTTAAAATCTTTATGCAGGCGTCACCGAAAGTTAGAGCAGAGCGCAGACTGCTTGAAGAAACTGCACGGGGCAACGACATCGATCTTGAAACGCTGACAGCGGAAATTATCCGCCGCGACGAGATTGACAGCACGAGGGAAATTTCACCGCTTGTTCAGGCTGATGATGCAGTGCTTCTCGATACGAGCCATTTATCGATCGAAGAAGCAGAAGCGGAAATCATCCAGCTGGTGGAAGACAAACTGGAGGTACAGTAA
- a CDS encoding lysophospholipid acyltransferase family protein, which produces MIYEGAKFLLKVYYKARFKMTFIGADRVPAEGPVMLCSNHVSDFDPPLIGIGLRRPLSFFAKKELFELPVIGKVFPSLNAIPVSRGKSDRSALKSSISALKENRCLLIFPEGSRNKGDVNKLQELQEGASFIASKSEAPIVPVIIKGEYNRKKGVTIIYGKPINTKEFLAAGNTRKDLTRKLEENLNNLLFSE; this is translated from the coding sequence ATGATTTATGAAGGTGCGAAGTTTTTACTTAAAGTTTACTACAAAGCAAGGTTTAAAATGACGTTTATCGGAGCGGACAGAGTGCCTGCGGAAGGTCCGGTAATGCTCTGTTCCAACCACGTGTCGGATTTCGACCCGCCGCTTATCGGCATCGGACTCCGCCGTCCGCTGTCATTCTTTGCAAAGAAAGAATTATTCGAGCTGCCGGTCATCGGGAAAGTTTTCCCGAGTTTAAATGCGATTCCCGTGTCACGCGGAAAAAGTGACAGATCAGCACTTAAATCTTCAATCAGTGCATTGAAAGAAAACCGCTGCCTGCTAATTTTCCCGGAAGGGAGCCGCAACAAAGGCGACGTGAACAAGCTGCAGGAGCTGCAGGAGGGAGCTAGCTTTATCGCTTCCAAATCCGAAGCACCGATTGTCCCTGTAATTATTAAAGGTGAGTACAATCGCAAAAAAGGTGTTACAATTATATACGGCAAGCCGATTAACACGAAGGAATTTCTTGCTGCGGGGAATACCCGTAAAGATTTAACACGTAAATTGGAAGAAAATCTTAACAATTTACTATTTTCTGAATAA
- the rpsA gene encoding 30S ribosomal protein S1 produces MATEDIKNEESNIEETQVNDAPDNSEELQNETAAADNSPFAVGDTVTGKIFNIEDKFVKVQVDDSDYEGIIPISQLTNKRIEHPNDIIALDDAVTATVIKVEDDAKNIIISIRKLDEQKAYEDLKQKQDADATLEGTVVEAVKAGLVLDVGVRGFIPASLLSDEYIEDLEQFNGQTLEVKVEDIDQEKNRVILNRKRIVEGEKSKERQAELEDLEIGSIIDGEVVRTTTFGAFINIGSVDGLAHISELSYSRVNSVEDAVEIGQKVKVKVLDVNPEQERISLSVKQAGESPFNKFIDAHNTGDVLTGTVKRLVDFGAFVEVEPGVEGLVHISEIAHDHVNVPGDVLKEEQEIEVKIIGLDKDNEKISLSIKALESAPAKPKQAKREENTQVYTDDTEDDAPTLGDVFGDRFKNLDL; encoded by the coding sequence ATGGCGACAGAAGACATTAAGAACGAAGAATCAAACATTGAAGAAACACAGGTAAACGATGCACCTGACAACAGCGAAGAACTACAGAACGAAACTGCAGCAGCTGACAACAGTCCGTTTGCAGTTGGTGACACGGTAACAGGTAAGATTTTCAACATCGAAGACAAGTTTGTAAAAGTTCAAGTAGATGATTCTGATTACGAAGGCATAATTCCAATCAGTCAGCTTACAAACAAACGTATCGAGCACCCGAACGATATTATTGCACTTGACGATGCAGTCACTGCAACAGTTATCAAAGTTGAAGATGATGCTAAAAACATTATCATTTCAATCCGCAAGCTCGATGAACAAAAAGCTTACGAAGATTTAAAACAGAAACAGGATGCTGATGCAACGCTGGAAGGTACTGTTGTTGAAGCAGTTAAAGCCGGTCTTGTATTAGACGTCGGCGTCAGAGGATTTATTCCTGCATCACTTCTTTCTGATGAATATATTGAAGACCTCGAACAATTCAACGGTCAGACTCTTGAAGTTAAAGTTGAAGATATCGATCAGGAGAAAAACAGAGTAATTCTTAACCGTAAACGAATCGTCGAAGGCGAAAAATCGAAAGAGCGCCAGGCTGAACTTGAAGACCTGGAAATCGGCAGTATCATCGATGGTGAAGTTGTCCGCACAACGACTTTCGGTGCTTTCATTAACATCGGCAGCGTAGACGGGCTTGCTCATATTTCAGAGTTAAGCTACAGCCGCGTTAACAGCGTTGAAGATGCTGTTGAAATCGGCCAGAAAGTTAAAGTTAAAGTTCTCGATGTAAATCCTGAACAGGAACGTATCAGTCTTTCTGTTAAACAGGCAGGCGAATCTCCGTTCAACAAATTTATCGATGCGCACAATACAGGCGATGTGTTAACAGGTACTGTTAAACGCTTAGTAGACTTCGGTGCATTCGTTGAAGTTGAACCTGGTGTTGAGGGACTTGTGCACATTTCTGAAATTGCACATGATCACGTTAACGTACCGGGAGATGTTCTGAAAGAAGAACAGGAAATTGAAGTGAAAATCATCGGTCTTGATAAGGACAATGAGAAAATTTCATTATCAATTAAAGCGCTGGAATCAGCACCGGCTAAGCCTAAACAGGCGAAGCGCGAAGAAAATACACAGGTTTACACAGATGATACTGAAGACGATGCACCAACTTTAGGTGACGTGTTCGGCGATCGTTTTAAAAACTTAGATTTATAA
- the der gene encoding ribosome biogenesis GTPase Der, which translates to MYKPTVAVVGRPNVGKSTLFNRIIGERKAIVEDTPGVTRDRLYAEGDWLNYTFNLIDTGGIEIKDEPFQQQIKMQAEIAILEADVILMIVNGRDGVTSDDLFVARILQKSKKPVVLAVNKIDNYEMRSEIYEFYQLGLGEPWPVSGSHGLGLGDALDEVVQHFKTLEADIEEDPSVKVSLIGRPNVGKSSLVNAILGEERVIVSDIAGTTRDAVDTAYTFEDQPYTLIDTAGMRKRGKVYEATEKYSVLRATRAIERSDVVLVVLNGEEGIREQDKRIAGLAHEAGRAIIIVVNKWDAVEKDEKTMREFELDIRSNFQYLDYAPITFVSAMTKVRLKTLFPLIQQAYASSHTRVKSSTLNEVLVDSVSMNPTPTDSTGRRLSIYYGTQVSVGPPTFVLFVNDVELMHFSYRRYIENQLRKAFDFTGTPIHIITRKRN; encoded by the coding sequence ATGTATAAACCAACAGTAGCAGTAGTCGGGCGGCCGAACGTCGGCAAGTCCACACTTTTTAACAGAATTATCGGAGAACGGAAGGCAATTGTCGAAGATACTCCGGGTGTTACAAGAGACAGATTGTACGCCGAAGGTGACTGGTTAAATTATACTTTTAATTTAATCGATACCGGCGGTATTGAAATTAAAGATGAGCCGTTCCAGCAGCAGATTAAAATGCAGGCTGAAATCGCGATTCTTGAAGCAGATGTTATTTTAATGATTGTGAACGGGAGAGACGGTGTAACGAGCGACGATTTATTCGTGGCACGTATATTGCAGAAATCAAAGAAACCCGTCGTTCTTGCGGTTAACAAAATTGATAACTATGAAATGCGCAGTGAAATATACGAGTTTTACCAGCTCGGGCTCGGTGAGCCGTGGCCGGTATCCGGCTCACACGGTCTCGGACTCGGAGATGCGCTCGATGAAGTGGTCCAGCACTTTAAAACACTGGAAGCAGATATTGAAGAAGATCCATCGGTTAAAGTTTCTTTAATCGGTCGTCCGAATGTTGGTAAATCCAGCCTGGTAAACGCTATTCTCGGCGAGGAACGTGTTATCGTTTCCGATATTGCCGGTACGACGCGTGACGCAGTCGATACAGCATATACTTTCGAGGATCAGCCGTACACATTAATTGATACAGCAGGAATGCGTAAACGCGGTAAAGTGTATGAAGCAACAGAGAAGTACTCTGTACTCCGTGCAACGCGTGCAATTGAACGTTCCGATGTCGTTCTCGTCGTGTTAAACGGTGAGGAAGGCATACGTGAACAGGATAAAAGAATTGCAGGTCTTGCCCACGAGGCTGGACGTGCGATTATTATCGTCGTTAATAAATGGGATGCAGTCGAAAAAGATGAGAAGACAATGCGTGAATTCGAACTGGATATCCGTTCGAACTTCCAGTATCTGGACTACGCACCGATCACTTTCGTTTCAGCGATGACAAAAGTCCGTTTGAAAACATTGTTCCCGCTAATCCAGCAGGCATACGCATCGAGCCACACACGCGTGAAGTCGAGCACACTGAACGAAGTTCTCGTAGACAGCGTCAGCATGAACCCGACGCCGACAGATTCGACAGGACGCCGCTTAAGCATCTATTACGGTACACAGGTCAGTGTCGGACCGCCGACATTCGTACTGTTCGTGAACGATGTGGAACTGATGCATTTCAGTTACAGAAGGTATATCGAAAATCAGCTGCGTAAAGCGTTTGATTTCACCGGTACGCCGATCCACATTATCACCCGCAAAAGAAATTAG
- a CDS encoding NAD(P)H-dependent glycerol-3-phosphate dehydrogenase has translation MNISVIGTGSFGTSLAMVLNDNDNRVMMYGRNQDTVLEINESHTNSRYLKDIELDEGIRATGSLQEAAAHAELLVLAVPVNAMRKVAGELNGLLKKLDKKVLVVHVAKGLELDTYKRVSQVLEEVFDEDRVTDIGVLSGPSHAEEVALRQPTTVSAASIREDGAEVIQDAFMTDYFRVYVNNDMVGVEIGGALKNIVALAVGALSGYGFGDNPKAAVITRGLHEIARLGTKLGANPLTFLGLTGMGDLIVTATSRHSRNYRCGQMLAGGMSLDEATENMGMVVEGVNTTRATYELAKQYDVDMPITKVLYGYLFNNISEDEAFSALMKREKTSESEGLKQLLESQIKNSEQ, from the coding sequence ATGAACATCTCAGTCATTGGAACAGGTAGTTTTGGTACAAGCCTCGCGATGGTCTTAAATGATAATGACAATCGGGTAATGATGTACGGGAGAAATCAAGATACTGTCCTGGAAATAAATGAATCACACACCAACAGCCGTTATTTAAAAGACATCGAGCTCGATGAAGGGATTCGTGCCACCGGCTCACTTCAGGAAGCAGCGGCACATGCCGAACTTCTCGTGCTCGCAGTACCCGTTAATGCAATGCGTAAAGTTGCAGGGGAACTGAACGGCCTGCTAAAAAAATTAGATAAAAAAGTCCTCGTTGTACACGTCGCAAAAGGACTGGAACTCGACACATACAAACGCGTATCCCAGGTACTTGAAGAAGTATTTGATGAAGACCGCGTTACAGATATCGGTGTTCTCAGCGGCCCGAGCCATGCTGAGGAAGTAGCCTTGAGACAGCCTACAACTGTATCTGCCGCGTCAATACGTGAGGACGGTGCGGAAGTTATACAGGATGCGTTTATGACGGATTACTTCAGAGTATACGTCAATAATGATATGGTCGGTGTCGAAATCGGCGGTGCGTTAAAAAACATCGTCGCACTTGCTGTCGGTGCATTGTCGGGCTACGGCTTCGGCGATAACCCGAAAGCAGCTGTAATTACACGCGGACTGCATGAAATTGCTCGTCTCGGTACGAAACTCGGTGCCAATCCGCTGACATTCCTCGGGTTAACGGGAATGGGCGATTTAATCGTTACAGCGACGAGCAGGCACTCGAGAAACTACCGCTGCGGGCAGATGCTTGCAGGCGGCATGTCGCTCGATGAGGCAACGGAAAATATGGGCATGGTGGTTGAAGGCGTCAATACGACGAGAGCCACATACGAGCTTGCCAAACAGTACGATGTCGATATGCCGATCACGAAAGTACTTTACGGCTATCTGTTTAACAACATCAGCGAAGACGAAGCATTCAGCGCGCTCATGAAGCGTGAAAAAACTTCGGAATCGGAAGGCCTGAAGCAGCTGCTCGAAAGTCAGATAAAAAATAGTGAACAGTAA